A window from Candidatus Latescibacterota bacterium encodes these proteins:
- a CDS encoding (Fe-S)-binding protein produces MRLELFIPCYVEHLRPAVGLALARLLDRLGLDWTYPADQTCCGQPAYNAGHPHEALPAARNFLRRFENAELVLSPSGSCVAMLRRLHSLPGLAPAERDALAALGPRCLELSDFLVNRLGRVDFGARWPGRVAYQDSCHALRELGLVDEPRRLLAAVEGLELVDASGPEHECCGFGGVYAVKLPELSVAQADERLALLAEAGADTLALTDVSCLLHLEGRARHLGRPLRALHFVEILAPPPGAGA; encoded by the coding sequence ATGCGCCTCGAGCTCTTCATCCCCTGCTATGTTGAGCACTTACGGCCGGCCGTGGGCCTGGCGCTCGCGCGTCTCCTGGACCGCCTGGGCCTCGACTGGACCTATCCGGCCGACCAGACCTGCTGCGGCCAGCCGGCCTACAACGCCGGGCATCCCCACGAGGCCCTGCCCGCAGCGCGTAACTTCCTGCGGCGCTTCGAGAACGCGGAGCTGGTGCTCAGCCCGTCCGGGAGCTGCGTGGCCATGCTCCGCCGGCTGCACTCCCTTCCCGGGCTCGCACCCGCCGAGCGCGACGCCCTCGCCGCCCTCGGCCCGCGCTGCCTCGAGCTCAGCGACTTCCTGGTGAACCGGCTCGGGCGCGTGGACTTCGGCGCCCGCTGGCCCGGGCGCGTGGCCTACCAGGACAGCTGCCACGCCCTGCGCGAACTCGGCCTCGTCGACGAGCCCCGCCGCCTCCTCGCCGCCGTCGAAGGCCTGGAGCTGGTGGACGCCTCCGGCCCCGAGCACGAATGCTGCGGCTTCGGGGGCGTCTACGCCGTGAAGCTGCCCGAGCTGTCCGTGGCGCAGGCCGACGAGCGCCTCGCCCTGCTCGCAGAGGCGGGCGCCGACACGCTCGCCCTCACCGACGTGAGCTGCCTCCTCCACCTCGAGGGTCGGGCGCGTCACCTGGGGCGGCCGCTTCGCGCGCTGCATTTCGTCGAGATCCTGGCGCCGCCCCCGGGGGCGGGCGCATGA